One window of Chloroflexota bacterium genomic DNA carries:
- the prmA gene encoding 50S ribosomal protein L11 methyltransferase, whose protein sequence is MRWLEISVRVDQEAAEAVCELFNRFAPPEGNGGAVVEINGYDARGELKDSSVVVKTYLPIDERVDAIRQRVEEGLWHLGQIYPIPEPQFRELAQEDWIDGWKSQFQPLRVGARLVIKPSWHAWEPSPNDVVIELDPGMAFGTGLHPTTRLCLRLLERYLRPGICVLDQGSGSGILSLAAAKLGAARVHARDIDPAAVQATRENAERNGLSDRIQVTMGALPPEGRYDLILCNILADVVIKLLADGLADRLKANGVLITSGMLTSQVDDVVSAITSCGLRVLEQQEEGDWAALAARAPDAG, encoded by the coding sequence ATGAGGTGGCTGGAGATCAGCGTTCGCGTGGACCAGGAGGCAGCCGAGGCCGTCTGTGAGCTGTTCAATCGGTTCGCTCCTCCGGAGGGCAACGGCGGCGCGGTGGTCGAGATCAATGGATACGACGCTCGCGGCGAGCTCAAAGACTCCTCCGTCGTCGTGAAGACCTATCTGCCGATCGACGAGCGCGTGGATGCGATCCGGCAGCGCGTGGAGGAGGGCCTTTGGCATCTGGGGCAGATCTATCCGATCCCTGAGCCCCAGTTTCGGGAGTTGGCCCAGGAGGACTGGATCGACGGCTGGAAATCCCAGTTCCAGCCGTTGCGCGTTGGAGCTCGCCTGGTGATCAAGCCGAGCTGGCACGCCTGGGAGCCCTCCCCGAACGACGTGGTGATCGAGCTCGACCCGGGCATGGCGTTCGGCACCGGGCTACACCCGACCACACGTCTTTGTCTGAGGCTGTTGGAGCGCTACCTTCGCCCGGGGATCTGCGTCCTGGACCAGGGCTCGGGATCCGGCATCCTCTCCCTGGCGGCCGCCAAACTGGGCGCTGCCCGGGTTCACGCCCGGGATATCGATCCGGCTGCGGTCCAGGCGACCCGGGAGAACGCGGAGCGCAATGGCCTGAGCGATCGGATCCAGGTCACCATGGGAGCCCTCCCCCCGGAGGGCCGCTATGATCTGATCCTGTGTAACATTTTGGCCGATGTCGTCATCAAACTGTTGGCGGACGGTTTGGCCGATCGGTTGAAGGCGAACGGCGTCTTGATCACCTCCGGGATGCTCACCTCACAGGTGGACGATGTGGTCTCGGCCATCACGTCGTGTGGATTGCGCGTGTTGGAGCAGCAGGAGGAGGGCGACTGGGCTGCGCTGGCGGCTCGGGCCCCGGATGCAGGCTGA
- a CDS encoding sugar phosphate isomerase/epimerase gives MRTFGFLASLDFSSWRPEEVVRELGYQAVEWPLDHYHPQRKGRDALSHLVKVSAEAGLEVSEVVAQHDILTPDRDLHRTRLNLVRECIQVAGDAGVQVVNVFTGPAPWDPQAPRLGVDISEGEAWDILQRAFDELVPLAERSGVYLAVEAVFGHLAHDYYTVQELLRRYDSPHLGINMDPSHYRLYDNDVPWVIRQLGPRIYHVHLKDVIGRPGVHGRDFMFPMLGEGMIDWEAFASALDEVGYTGALSVEFESFTYYRTVLKGDPAKAAAISMEQIRALFPA, from the coding sequence ATGCGCACATTTGGATTTCTGGCCTCTCTGGACTTCTCCAGCTGGAGGCCTGAGGAGGTCGTTCGTGAGCTGGGCTACCAGGCCGTGGAATGGCCGCTGGATCACTATCACCCTCAGCGGAAGGGACGCGATGCGCTGTCCCATCTGGTGAAGGTGTCGGCCGAGGCCGGGCTGGAGGTATCGGAGGTCGTCGCACAGCATGACATACTGACGCCGGACAGGGACCTGCATCGCACCCGCCTGAACCTGGTGCGGGAATGCATCCAGGTGGCCGGAGATGCGGGGGTACAGGTCGTCAACGTATTCACCGGGCCGGCCCCCTGGGATCCCCAGGCGCCCAGGCTGGGGGTGGACATCAGCGAGGGGGAGGCCTGGGACATCCTGCAGCGGGCCTTCGACGAACTGGTGCCGCTGGCCGAGCGCTCGGGTGTCTACCTGGCCGTCGAGGCCGTGTTCGGGCATCTGGCCCACGACTACTACACCGTCCAGGAGCTTCTGCGGCGCTACGACAGCCCCCATCTGGGGATCAACATGGACCCCTCCCACTACCGCCTCTACGACAACGACGTCCCGTGGGTCATCCGACAGCTTGGCCCCCGCATCTACCACGTCCACCTCAAGGACGTGATCGGTCGGCCGGGCGTGCACGGCCGGGATTTCATGTTCCCCATGCTGGGCGAGGGGATGATCGACTGGGAGGCGTTCGCGTCGGCCCTCGACGAGGTAGGGTACACGGGGGCGCTCTCGGTGGAGTTCGAGTCGTTCACCTACTACCGGACCGTCCTCAAGGGCGATCCGGCGAAGGCCGCGGCCATCAGCATGGAACAGATCCGGGCGCTGTTCCCGGCCTAG
- a CDS encoding NAD(P)-dependent oxidoreductase, with translation MTMKVAVTGGSGRIGGFVIKELLAHGHEIVNLDVTPPSEPSGRFVRTDLEDLGQTYGGLSGMDAVIHLAAIPHPLSDPPEVVFRNNVMSTYNVLEAASALGISRVVLTSSDSAVGFPFARHAMAPEYVPMDEDHPLWPQDPYGLSKQVGEVIADSFVRRTPAMTVITLRPSFVVFPEMYARFPQEWQDPARGSFNLWAYTDVRDLATAFRLALTAPLTGHHRFFIAAPNSRIKDVPTADLVRRYFPDTKRIELTGTQSALDCRRAERLLGWRAQHTWEMYV, from the coding sequence GTGACGATGAAGGTAGCGGTCACCGGAGGAAGCGGCCGCATCGGGGGCTTCGTCATCAAGGAGCTGCTGGCGCACGGCCACGAGATCGTGAACCTGGACGTGACACCGCCTTCCGAGCCGAGCGGCCGCTTCGTTCGCACCGATCTGGAGGATCTGGGCCAGACCTACGGCGGGTTATCCGGGATGGACGCGGTGATCCACCTGGCGGCCATCCCTCACCCCCTAAGCGACCCGCCAGAGGTGGTGTTCCGTAACAACGTGATGAGCACGTACAACGTGCTGGAGGCCGCCAGCGCGTTGGGCATCTCGCGCGTGGTGTTGACTTCCAGCGACTCCGCCGTGGGGTTTCCCTTCGCCCGCCACGCCATGGCGCCCGAGTACGTCCCCATGGATGAGGACCACCCGCTGTGGCCCCAAGACCCCTATGGCCTCTCCAAGCAGGTGGGCGAGGTGATCGCGGACAGCTTCGTTCGTCGCACGCCCGCGATGACGGTGATCACGCTACGTCCCTCGTTTGTGGTCTTCCCCGAGATGTACGCTCGCTTTCCACAGGAGTGGCAGGATCCCGCCCGCGGCAGCTTTAACCTGTGGGCCTACACCGATGTGCGCGACCTGGCCACCGCCTTCCGGCTGGCCCTGACGGCGCCTCTCACCGGCCATCACCGATTCTTCATCGCCGCGCCCAACTCGCGCATCAAGGACGTGCCCACGGCCGATCTGGTTCGGCGCTACTTCCCGGATACCAAGCGCATCGAGCTGACGGGGACACAGTCGGCGCTGGATTGCCGCCGAGCCGAACGGCTTCTGGGCTGGCGGGCCCAACATACCTGGGAGATGTACGTCTAA
- a CDS encoding flavodoxin family protein: protein MNVIVLSSSPNRDGLTAACAAAAVEGIRQAGGQAEEVRLNDLDIGLCQACGNGWGTCLNEHECQEEDDFQPLHARVRGADALVLVTPVYWGDLSESAKAFTDRLRRCEAPRREESALFGKPVIAVAAAGGSGGGMITCLLSMERWIQHIRARVFDLIPVNRWSRDYKLVAIREAARAMAEELMS from the coding sequence ATGAACGTGATCGTGCTCAGCTCCAGTCCAAATCGAGATGGCCTGACGGCAGCCTGCGCGGCCGCGGCGGTAGAAGGCATCCGCCAGGCCGGCGGCCAGGCCGAAGAGGTACGGCTCAACGACCTGGACATCGGATTGTGCCAGGCATGTGGCAACGGCTGGGGAACCTGTCTGAACGAGCATGAATGCCAGGAAGAGGACGATTTCCAACCCCTGCACGCTCGCGTCCGGGGGGCGGATGCGCTGGTCCTGGTCACCCCGGTCTACTGGGGGGATCTGAGCGAGTCCGCGAAGGCGTTCACGGACCGGCTGCGACGATGTGAGGCGCCCCGGCGGGAGGAAAGCGCCCTCTTCGGGAAGCCGGTCATCGCCGTGGCAGCCGCTGGCGGCAGCGGCGGCGGCATGATCACCTGTCTGCTGAGCATGGAACGCTGGATCCAGCACATCCGGGCCCGCGTGTTCGATCTCATCCCGGTGAACCGCTGGAGCCGAGACTACAAGCTGGTGGCGATCCGGGAGGCCGCCCGGGCGATGGCGGAGGAGTTGATGTCCTGA
- a CDS encoding thiamine pyrophosphate-binding protein encodes MLTGSEVIVEYLVREGVPYAIGIPGHGNLGLVDALRRRQDAIRTIQVRHEQAAAHLADGYFRVAGRPLAIFTSIGPGAINTVVGVATAYVDSTAMLVLTGNVHTYMRGTGVLQEIERVRWADWPRILEPVVKAYWSVTRVDQLPRILPQAFSSMLHGRPGPVLIDLPMDIQCEAAEVELPLPISARVAGGPGGDPEAIARAADLLWNARRPVILAGGGVILARAEGELRRLAEHLGAAVVTTMMGKGAFPEDHPLYGWHVGANGSTVGNALCTSADVLLAVGCRFSDKTASSYKPGASLAIPPTRLIHVDLDPHEIGKNYPVEVGIIGDARATLQALADAVAERGPARDYTDSEYTVEIRSLREEWLTTVRKAQEADVRPITIARALKELRRVLPEDAMVLTSSGHSQAEVFQSMAFTRPRTYLSAGGFSTMGWSVPAAMGAKLAAPEQPAVAIVGDGDFLQTVQELATAVQYHIPILVVVMNNAGWQSITDLQIAAFGPESAFATRFHGPSGEPTTPHLADVARAFGVEAVRVTEPDELADAAARALKQEAPFVIEVMVNREFGLSGGVAAGWWDVPVPVYLKERYEAYTRERTRERVFAE; translated from the coding sequence ATGTTGACCGGATCGGAAGTGATCGTTGAGTATCTGGTTCGTGAGGGGGTCCCCTATGCGATCGGCATCCCGGGCCACGGGAACCTGGGGCTGGTGGACGCGCTGCGCCGCCGCCAGGACGCGATCCGCACGATCCAGGTGCGCCATGAGCAGGCAGCCGCCCACCTGGCCGATGGATACTTCCGCGTGGCCGGCCGGCCGCTGGCCATCTTCACCTCCATCGGCCCGGGTGCGATCAACACTGTCGTGGGGGTGGCCACCGCCTACGTGGACTCGACCGCCATGCTGGTGCTGACGGGCAACGTGCACACCTACATGCGCGGCACCGGCGTCCTGCAGGAGATCGAACGGGTGCGCTGGGCGGACTGGCCGCGCATCCTGGAGCCGGTCGTGAAGGCGTACTGGTCCGTGACGCGTGTGGATCAACTCCCCCGCATCCTGCCGCAGGCGTTCAGCTCCATGCTCCACGGCCGGCCGGGGCCCGTGCTGATCGACCTGCCCATGGACATCCAGTGTGAGGCGGCCGAGGTGGAGCTGCCGCTGCCCATATCGGCCCGCGTCGCGGGCGGGCCGGGCGGCGATCCGGAGGCCATCGCCCGTGCGGCCGATCTCCTGTGGAACGCACGAAGGCCCGTGATCCTGGCCGGTGGCGGCGTCATCCTGGCCCGCGCGGAGGGGGAGCTGCGGCGCCTGGCGGAGCACCTGGGCGCGGCCGTGGTCACCACCATGATGGGCAAGGGCGCCTTCCCGGAGGATCACCCGCTGTACGGATGGCACGTCGGCGCCAACGGCTCCACCGTGGGCAACGCCCTCTGCACGTCGGCCGATGTGTTGCTCGCCGTGGGCTGCCGCTTCTCCGACAAGACGGCCTCCTCGTACAAGCCGGGGGCTTCCCTCGCCATCCCGCCCACCCGGCTGATCCACGTGGACCTGGACCCGCACGAGATCGGCAAGAACTACCCGGTAGAGGTCGGGATCATCGGAGACGCCCGCGCCACGCTGCAGGCGCTGGCGGACGCCGTCGCCGAGCGCGGCCCGGCCAGAGATTACACGGACAGCGAATACACCGTGGAGATCCGCTCGCTCCGGGAGGAGTGGCTGACGACGGTGCGAAAGGCACAGGAGGCCGACGTGCGCCCGATCACCATCGCCCGCGCCCTGAAGGAGCTGCGACGGGTCCTGCCCGAGGATGCGATGGTGCTCACCTCGTCGGGGCACTCCCAGGCCGAGGTCTTCCAGTCCATGGCGTTCACCCGGCCGCGCACCTACCTCAGCGCGGGGGGCTTCTCCACGATGGGATGGTCGGTGCCCGCGGCGATGGGGGCCAAGCTGGCCGCTCCCGAGCAGCCCGCCGTCGCCATCGTGGGGGATGGCGATTTCCTGCAGACGGTCCAGGAGCTGGCGACGGCCGTGCAGTATCACATCCCCATCCTGGTGGTCGTCATGAACAACGCCGGGTGGCAGTCCATCACGGATTTGCAGATCGCCGCCTTTGGGCCGGAGAGTGCGTTCGCCACCCGGTTCCACGGTCCGAGCGGCGAGCCCACCACGCCCCATCTGGCCGACGTCGCCCGCGCGTTTGGGGTGGAGGCCGTGCGCGTGACTGAGCCCGATGAGCTGGCCGACGCGGCCGCACGCGCGCTGAAGCAGGAGGCGCCCTTCGTGATCGAGGTGATGGTGAACCGCGAGTTCGGCCTGAGCGGCGGCGTCGCGGCCGGCTGGTGGGACGTGCCGGTGCCTGTGTATCTGAAGGAGCGCTACGAAGCCTACACCCGCGAGCGGACCCGGGAGCGCGTGTTCGCCGAGTGA
- a CDS encoding alcohol dehydrogenase catalytic domain-containing protein, whose product MWAARLHGPRDMRVERVPLPPEPGPGEALLQVTVTTICGSDLHTYLDARIGDTDLQSPLILGHEFAGVVIAVGPDARDGNDEPLRPGQRVAVDPSMPCGHCEFCKKGHPNLCTRLRFCGLWPDDGSLCEYMVMPAHSCFPVPDTINDTEAALLEPLGIAIHAVDLAKLKVEESVAILGAGPIGLMILEMARIAGAHPIFVTERLPWRVELARRYGADAVVNVQEADPVQAIMEATDGRGVDVVFEAAWGSETVAEAAEIACLGGRVILVGIPSEDVMTMRASAARRKGLTIKMCRRMKHTYPRAIRLAEQRKVDLMSLITHRFPLSQVAEAYELNAEYRDGVVKVAVEVT is encoded by the coding sequence ATGTGGGCGGCCCGACTGCACGGGCCACGGGACATGCGAGTCGAGAGGGTGCCGCTACCGCCCGAGCCGGGCCCGGGCGAGGCGCTGTTGCAGGTCACGGTGACCACCATCTGCGGATCGGACCTGCACACCTACCTGGACGCGCGCATCGGGGACACGGACCTGCAATCCCCCCTGATCCTGGGGCATGAGTTCGCCGGCGTGGTGATCGCGGTGGGGCCGGACGCCCGCGACGGTAACGACGAGCCCCTGCGACCCGGGCAGCGAGTCGCCGTGGACCCGTCCATGCCCTGCGGCCACTGCGAGTTCTGCAAAAAGGGGCACCCCAACCTGTGTACCCGCCTGCGCTTTTGCGGTCTGTGGCCGGACGATGGATCGCTGTGCGAATACATGGTGATGCCCGCGCATAGCTGCTTCCCAGTGCCGGACACGATCAACGACACCGAGGCCGCCCTGTTAGAGCCGCTGGGCATCGCCATCCACGCGGTGGACCTGGCCAAGCTGAAGGTAGAGGAGAGCGTGGCCATCCTGGGAGCCGGCCCCATCGGGCTCATGATCCTGGAGATGGCCCGAATCGCCGGGGCGCACCCCATCTTCGTGACGGAGCGATTGCCATGGCGGGTGGAGCTGGCTCGTCGCTACGGGGCCGATGCGGTGGTGAACGTCCAGGAGGCCGATCCCGTGCAGGCGATCATGGAGGCCACCGACGGGCGCGGGGTGGATGTCGTCTTTGAAGCGGCGTGGGGCAGCGAGACGGTGGCGGAAGCGGCGGAGATCGCCTGTCTCGGCGGGCGGGTCATCCTGGTGGGCATCCCCAGCGAGGACGTGATGACCATGCGCGCCTCGGCCGCGCGGCGCAAGGGGCTGACCATCAAGATGTGCCGCCGTATGAAGCACACCTACCCGCGGGCCATCCGGCTGGCCGAGCAGCGCAAGGTCGACCTGATGAGCCTGATCACCCACCGCTTTCCTCTATCCCAGGTCGCCGAGGCCTATGAGCTGAACGCCGAATACCGAGACGGCGTCGTGAAAGTGGCGGTGGAGGTCACGTGA
- a CDS encoding Gfo/Idh/MocA family oxidoreductase, which produces MGLHVGLIGGGMVARVHLDALATHPDVTAISLAEPNRAAQEAMARQHTLRRIESDYRRLLEDPSIDVVDICLPHDLHHPVGIAALEAGKHLLSEKPIALTLQEADELIAAAERAGKRYFVALNQRFLPAHEEVQRQLRAGAIGRPFMATVTVIGNELERMNQPGHWKGSWARAGGGVLADTGTHVVDLMLWWFGAPERVTCRWQRTVVEAEDKGDDTTVVVMEYPDGPLVTLAMTYAAADPWSERKRIYGTTGSLHVVSEDAEPLVIFQGGERKVLPVEHDPNWWPFSVKRGVHHFVDCLVHEREFRVTPQDARETLRVILDAYQAARREV; this is translated from the coding sequence ATGGGTCTTCATGTGGGTCTTATCGGCGGGGGGATGGTGGCCCGCGTCCACCTGGACGCGCTGGCCACCCACCCGGATGTCACGGCCATCTCCCTGGCGGAGCCAAATCGAGCGGCGCAGGAGGCGATGGCTCGCCAGCACACCCTGCGGCGGATCGAGTCCGATTACCGCCGGCTGTTGGAGGATCCCTCGATCGATGTGGTGGACATCTGCCTGCCTCACGACCTGCACCACCCGGTGGGGATCGCCGCGCTGGAGGCGGGCAAGCACCTCCTCAGCGAGAAGCCGATCGCGCTGACGCTGCAGGAGGCAGATGAACTCATCGCCGCGGCCGAGCGGGCGGGAAAGCGCTATTTCGTGGCGCTGAACCAGCGCTTCCTGCCGGCCCACGAGGAGGTCCAGCGCCAGCTCCGCGCGGGGGCCATCGGGCGCCCGTTCATGGCGACGGTGACGGTCATCGGGAACGAGCTGGAGCGCATGAACCAGCCAGGGCACTGGAAGGGATCCTGGGCGAGGGCCGGTGGGGGCGTGCTGGCCGATACCGGCACCCACGTGGTGGATCTGATGCTGTGGTGGTTCGGCGCGCCCGAACGCGTGACGTGTCGCTGGCAGCGCACGGTGGTCGAGGCGGAGGACAAAGGGGACGACACCACCGTCGTCGTGATGGAATACCCGGACGGCCCGCTGGTCACGCTGGCGATGACCTACGCCGCGGCCGACCCCTGGAGCGAGCGCAAGCGGATCTACGGGACCACCGGATCCCTGCACGTCGTGAGCGAGGATGCCGAGCCGCTCGTCATCTTCCAGGGCGGCGAGCGCAAAGTCCTCCCGGTGGAGCACGATCCGAACTGGTGGCCCTTTTCGGTGAAGCGTGGGGTGCATCACTTCGTGGACTGTCTGGTCCACGAACGGGAGTTCCGCGTCACGCCTCAGGACGCCCGGGAGACGCTGCGGGTGATCCTGGACGCATACCAGGCAGCACGAAGGGAGGTGTGA
- a CDS encoding L-ribulose-5-phosphate 4-epimerase — MLESLREELWRLHLELPKNHLVTWTSGNVSARDPETGYVVIKPSGVRYEELRPEHMVVVDLEGNVIEGKLKPSSDTASHLYIYRHRPDVNGVVHTHSPYATAFAALGRPIPVYLTAIADEFGGPIPCGGFALIGGEEIGRVVVESIGDSPAVLLKNHGVFTVGPSAEAAVKAAVMVEDVARTVWIALQIGQPDEIPPEDVAKLRQRYATEYGQP; from the coding sequence TTGCTTGAATCCCTGCGCGAGGAACTGTGGCGGCTGCACCTGGAGCTCCCGAAGAACCACCTGGTGACCTGGACCAGCGGCAACGTGAGCGCCCGTGACCCCGAGACCGGCTACGTGGTCATCAAGCCCTCGGGGGTACGCTACGAGGAGCTGCGGCCGGAGCACATGGTCGTCGTGGACCTAGAGGGGAACGTCATCGAGGGGAAGCTCAAGCCGTCGTCCGACACGGCCAGCCACCTTTACATCTACCGCCACCGGCCGGACGTCAACGGCGTCGTGCACACGCACTCCCCCTACGCCACCGCCTTCGCCGCGCTGGGGCGCCCGATCCCCGTCTACCTGACGGCCATCGCCGACGAGTTCGGCGGCCCGATCCCATGCGGCGGGTTCGCGCTCATCGGCGGCGAGGAGATCGGCCGGGTGGTGGTGGAATCCATCGGCGACTCGCCCGCCGTGCTCTTGAAGAACCACGGCGTCTTCACCGTCGGCCCCAGCGCGGAGGCCGCGGTGAAGGCGGCGGTGATGGTGGAGGACGTGGCGCGCACGGTGTGGATCGCGCTGCAGATCGGACAGCCAGACGAGATCCCACCGGAGGACGTGGCGAAGCTGCGGCAACGATACGCCACGGAGTACGGGCAGCCATAG
- the dnaJ gene encoding molecular chaperone DnaJ: MSNGKRDYYEVLGVSRNATQEEIKRAYRRLARRYHPDINKSPDAEARFKEINEAYQVLSDEEKRAVYDRFGHAATQGAGFGGFGDFADFGGFGSIFEDLFGGFGMRTSAARRTPTRGADLRVDVRLTFEEAVFGCTKELEIPRSETCPHCGGSGAEPGTTPVRCPQCNGLGEIQRRQHNPLFGTIVTRTTCPRCEGTGEVVTTPCRECRGAKRVRRTRRIQVDIPAGVDDGTQIRLAGEGEAGLYGGPPGNLYVVLSVEPHPLFQRQDYDILLELPIDIVQAALGAEVDVPTLDGPVKLKIPPGTQHGRVFRLKEKGVPYLRRRGRGDLLVSVRVVVPTELTEEQRQLLRKLGETLGTKNLNTETRTVFDKIVDAIGDAFKGSES; encoded by the coding sequence ATGAGCAACGGCAAACGCGATTACTACGAAGTGCTGGGCGTAAGCCGGAACGCGACGCAAGAGGAGATCAAGCGGGCGTACCGGCGTTTGGCGCGTCGATACCATCCGGATATCAACAAGTCACCGGACGCGGAGGCCCGTTTCAAGGAGATCAACGAGGCCTATCAGGTGCTGAGTGATGAGGAGAAGCGCGCCGTTTACGATCGCTTCGGGCACGCGGCGACTCAGGGTGCCGGCTTTGGCGGTTTCGGGGATTTCGCCGATTTCGGCGGCTTCGGGTCCATCTTCGAGGACCTGTTCGGCGGCTTCGGCATGCGTACCTCGGCCGCGCGGCGTACTCCCACCCGCGGGGCGGACCTGCGAGTAGATGTGCGGCTCACCTTCGAGGAGGCCGTCTTCGGCTGTACCAAGGAGCTGGAGATCCCTCGCTCGGAGACGTGCCCGCATTGTGGCGGGTCCGGCGCGGAGCCCGGCACGACCCCCGTCCGCTGTCCTCAGTGCAACGGGCTGGGCGAGATCCAGCGCCGCCAGCATAATCCGCTCTTCGGGACCATCGTGACCCGCACAACCTGCCCGCGTTGCGAGGGCACCGGCGAGGTCGTCACGACGCCGTGCCGCGAATGCCGTGGTGCCAAGCGGGTGCGTCGTACGCGTCGGATCCAGGTGGATATCCCGGCGGGGGTGGACGATGGCACCCAGATCCGGCTGGCGGGCGAGGGCGAGGCCGGCCTGTACGGAGGCCCGCCGGGCAACCTCTACGTCGTGCTCAGCGTCGAGCCGCACCCCTTGTTCCAGCGGCAGGACTACGATATCCTGCTGGAGCTCCCCATCGATATCGTGCAGGCGGCCCTGGGCGCGGAGGTGGATGTGCCCACGCTGGATGGGCCGGTGAAGCTCAAGATCCCGCCCGGCACGCAGCATGGTCGCGTCTTCCGCCTGAAGGAGAAGGGGGTCCCCTATCTGCGACGTCGCGGCCGTGGGGATCTGTTGGTATCCGTGCGCGTCGTCGTCCCCACCGAGCTGACGGAGGAGCAGCGTCAGCTCTTGCGAAAGCTGGGGGAGACGCTGGGCACGAAGAACCTCAATACGGAAACCCGGACCGTATTCGATAAGATCGTGGATGCCATTGGAGATGCCTTCAAAGGCTCAGAGTCATAG
- the araB gene encoding ribulokinase — translation MGTRKYVIGIDFGTESGRALLVDVADGSEIATAVHPYANGVIDEKLPGTDIRLEPDWALQDPNDYIEVLKQAVPAVLQESGVDPEDVIGLGIDFTACTMLPTKADGTPLCFLPEWRDHPHAWVKLWKHHAAQPEANKLNEIARELGYKFLDRYGGKISSEWFFPKAWQILDEAPEIYEAADRLIEAADWIVWQLTGAEKRNLCTAGYKAIWSKREGFPPNEFFKALDPRMEHIVDEKMSRTIYPLGAKAGGLTEQAVQWTGLKPGTAVAIANVDAHVSVPAATVTEPGRMVIIMGTSNCHMVLGTEERFVPGMCGVVEDGIIPGYFGFEAGQSCVGDHFAWFVENCVPAAYEEEAKARGLNLHQLLEEKAARLKPGESGLLALDWWNGNRSVLVDAELTGLLIGATLATKPEEIYRALIEATAYGTRVIIETLGEYGVTVDEIVATGGLPDRNKLLMQIYADVTGRTIRVAETRQAGALGSAMHGAVAAGKEAGGYETIAEAAKHMARLGDAVYHPIPEHTAIYDRLYAEYITLHDYFGRGANDVMKRLKALRAEILAG, via the coding sequence ATGGGTACCCGCAAGTACGTGATCGGCATCGACTTCGGCACGGAATCCGGGCGGGCGTTGCTGGTGGACGTGGCCGACGGCAGCGAGATCGCCACGGCCGTCCACCCCTATGCCAACGGCGTCATCGATGAGAAGCTCCCCGGGACAGATATCCGCCTGGAGCCGGACTGGGCGCTGCAAGATCCCAACGATTACATCGAGGTACTCAAACAGGCGGTGCCGGCCGTCCTCCAGGAGAGCGGCGTGGACCCGGAGGACGTCATCGGCCTGGGCATCGACTTCACAGCGTGCACCATGCTCCCCACCAAGGCCGACGGCACCCCGCTGTGCTTCCTGCCCGAGTGGCGTGACCATCCCCACGCCTGGGTCAAGCTCTGGAAACACCACGCGGCCCAGCCGGAGGCCAACAAGCTGAACGAGATCGCCCGGGAGCTGGGATACAAGTTCCTGGATCGCTATGGCGGCAAGATCAGCTCCGAGTGGTTCTTCCCCAAGGCGTGGCAGATCCTGGACGAGGCACCGGAGATCTACGAGGCCGCCGATCGGCTGATCGAGGCCGCGGACTGGATCGTGTGGCAGCTCACCGGCGCCGAGAAGCGGAATCTGTGTACCGCGGGCTACAAGGCCATCTGGTCCAAGCGAGAGGGGTTCCCGCCGAACGAGTTCTTCAAGGCGCTGGATCCCCGCATGGAGCACATCGTCGACGAGAAGATGTCCCGCACGATCTACCCGCTGGGGGCGAAGGCCGGAGGGCTGACCGAGCAGGCCGTCCAGTGGACGGGGTTGAAGCCGGGCACCGCGGTGGCCATCGCCAACGTGGATGCCCACGTCTCCGTCCCCGCGGCCACCGTCACGGAGCCTGGCCGAATGGTCATCATCATGGGGACCTCCAACTGCCACATGGTGCTGGGCACCGAGGAGCGCTTCGTCCCCGGGATGTGTGGCGTGGTGGAGGACGGCATCATCCCCGGATACTTCGGCTTCGAGGCCGGGCAGTCGTGCGTGGGCGATCACTTCGCCTGGTTCGTGGAGAACTGCGTGCCGGCCGCATACGAGGAGGAGGCCAAAGCTCGTGGGCTGAACCTCCATCAACTGCTGGAGGAGAAGGCCGCGCGCCTGAAGCCGGGGGAGAGCGGGCTGCTGGCCCTGGACTGGTGGAACGGGAACCGCAGCGTCCTGGTCGACGCGGAGCTCACCGGCCTGCTGATCGGCGCCACGCTGGCCACCAAGCCGGAGGAGATCTACCGGGCGCTGATCGAGGCCACGGCCTACGGCACGCGGGTCATCATCGAGACGCTCGGCGAGTACGGCGTGACGGTGGACGAGATCGTCGCCACGGGCGGGCTGCCGGATCGCAACAAGCTGCTCATGCAGATCTACGCCGACGTCACCGGCCGGACGATCCGGGTCGCGGAGACACGCCAGGCGGGCGCGCTGGGCTCGGCCATGCATGGCGCCGTCGCGGCGGGCAAGGAGGCCGGCGGCTATGAGACGATCGCCGAGGCCGCCAAGCACATGGCCCGGTTGGGGGACGCCGTCTACCACCCGATCCCCGAGCACACGGCCATCTACGACCGTCTCTACGCCGAGTACATCACCTTGCACGACTACTTCGGGCGTGGCGCCAACGACGTGATGAAGCGGCTGAAAGCGCTCCGGGCGGAGATCCTGGCAGGATAG